One genomic region from Pecten maximus chromosome 5, xPecMax1.1, whole genome shotgun sequence encodes:
- the LOC117328057 gene encoding uncharacterized protein LOC117328057 — MEMVQCSEDIAFLCRLMQLLHQFGTLALRSRLVHRLFETYIKLNRATFTYFADESIVVSEHCSRRRTGHSTHFRVPKPLPDVDKCVQNSKDGESLRSFLEESFLTETINNNMTKLLVLKKKKTINQTQWEVLFANSSVNIHDLDISLLSLLIFNMFDCKPTLDMISMPLNTNITEADDVLRIRMYRNKIAHLTSLVITSVEFNSMWNNISHAITRLIGSAYQNDIDRLKEMSFDQPAVTRYKELRKEWSETVTDIYQSLSDIKEDLRSIKKKRRHRKGVAIQLVHSDDLQKALTVLKKKGITAKVISLDESDSDSLESIVNYSSLSKSTGCLRWSEDLDYENTIRPSRSSGYLGPGTLRSKEEAKPFYEMFSGDKAAKDNTSNVARRWTMSDTGCGFTGQSPTCDDSMGYTSSLDSVFGNKDKMEPLEAMTSPAKTMHLPSVETQEIDHASSAEPKKKSLWRSFKNLF; from the exons ATGGAGATGGTCCAGTGCTCGGAAGATATCGCCTTTTTGTGCCGTTTGATGCAATTGCTTCATCAGTTTGGGACACTTGCTCTGCGATCTCGGCTTGTTCATAGGTTATTTGAGACGTATATAAAGTTAAATCGAGCTACATTTACTTATTTCGCCGATGAAAGTATTGTTGTCAGTGAACACTGCTCAAGAAGACGAACTGGACACTCGACACATTTCCGTGTGCCTAAGCCTCTACCAGACGTCGACAAATGCGTCCAAAATTCAAAAGATGGTGAATCATTGCGAAGCTTTCTTGAAGAATCTTTTCTTACGGAAACGATCAATAACAACATGACAAAACTATTGGTTCTAAAGAAGAAGAAAACTATTAATCAGACACAATGGGAAGTTCTGTTCGCAAACAGTAGTGTGAATATTCACGACTTAGATATATCTCTTCTAAGTTTATTGATCTTTAATATGTTTGACTGTAAACCAACTCTTGATATGATATCAATGCCGCTGAATACCAACATTACTGAGGCTGATGATGTGTTGCGTATTAGGATGTACAGGAACAAGATAGCACATCTAACGTCTTTGGTGATTACGTCTGTAGAATTTAACAGTATGTGGAATAATATCAGCCACGCCATCACACGCTTGATTGGGTCAGCATATCAAAATGACATCGACCGTCTAAAAGAAATGAGCTTCGACCAGCCTGCCGTCACTCGGTATAAAGAGCTACGCAAGGAATGGTCCGAGACTGTAACCGATATATATCAATCACTTAGTGACATCAAGGAGGATTTAAGATCGATCAAGAAGAAACGGAGGCATCGGAAGG GTGTAGCTATTCAGCTTGTTCACAGTGACGACCTACAGAAGGCGCTAACAGTTCTAAAGAAGAAGGGGATAACTGCTAAAGTGATCTCCCTTGATGAGAGTGACAGCGACTCATTAGAATCAATAGTGAATTACTCGTCTTTGAGTAAAAGTACTGGATGTTTGAGATGGTCAGAAGACTTAGATTATGAAAATACTATTCGACCTTCTCGCAGCAGTGGTTATTTGGGACCTGGAACACTTAGATCAAAAGAAGAG GCGAAACCTTTCTATGAAATGTTTTCCGGTGATAAAGCAGCCAAAGACAACACATCAAATGTTGCTCGGCGATGGACCATGTCGGACACAGGATGTGGTTTTACAGGACAATCTCCAACGTGTGATGATTCCATGGGATACACGTCCTCGTTGGATTCAGTATTTGGTAACAAG gataaaaTGGAACCTTTAGAGGCAATGACAAGCCCGGCGAAGACTATGCATCTCCCTAGTGTTGAAACACAGGAAATTGACCACGCATCGTCCGCAGAACCCAAAAAGAAATCACTCTGGCGCTCATTCaagaatttattttga